Proteins co-encoded in one Corynebacterium lujinxingii genomic window:
- a CDS encoding carboxypeptidase regulatory-like domain-containing protein: MPRRGNSVRPRHTRITATALALALAGPAVQVPLGTGVPVAHAQVAPIPQVGLSHGAVRQTFGVNPDWEASVFFNGAMQVNTVAIDFVPQKTGQSSLERPKEAPKDDPVFNVIPETATYTVKHYKLVNRRAVEAGSYEVTGRRSQVPTPSGHWAIRIAYELPNVAVEPGDRLALYAPGMGTKYPKPLAGGDIRFTMPRVNSGFGGTIRVHNPDSEPVGQPKLLVQQGGTSTETPVNEDGTYDLTINGASGTYALKVVPPAGFATPETRMWDVSQDAPEPDFDVYPITVTGRVLDASGQPVAGARVSVGGRSALTDANGNFTVTKVPTGTHNLVVGATDRTQETTRSNFTVRDQRDNPIGSPIRVQDKQQYGSITGTVAGVPNGATVRVRAAGTGVSFTISVQNGTYALDNIETGNYTVEVVGDTLPAGYSVTGPRRVSVAPNATSHANFTITADKVDASVKVIDENNAPVSGAWVTVAGSRRETDTNGEVTFTGVTPGKHTAKVVESDTYSGNSQAFEVKPATGGATTVKVGSHNQVSGTVVDSLGDAVAEANVVVKQNGIEVKTFRTDADGKFDAGRLPGGTYTAQVQKTDRYGANSKSFTVTGTSGTPSVDLTVPLHRGAVEITTSGDADPESVVVVGGPNEVTEMLTKTNGKYILTGLYPGNYNVTAKAPRNHTVSSDRPVPLTVEPNQTATVAFTVTADDGSLTGVLVDEFNTRLPGASVTLTGPDGTSRTVQAGSDGSIEVDGLRPGKYTVLIEADGYEPVEQSVKIGPGESKHLNVPGLVAMPGSISGKVVDESGHAVSGATVTLTGPDGTPRTVQAGSDGSLNVDGLRPGEYTVRIEAPGYEPVEQTINIGPGESKHLNVPGLVAKPGSISGKVVDESGHAVSGATVTLTGPDGTPRTVQVGADGSLNVDGLRPGEYTVRIEAPGYEPVEQTINIGPGENKQLNVPGLVAKPGSISGDVIDDDGNPVAGATVTLTGPDGTPRTVQVGADGSLNVDGLRPGEYTVRIEAPGYEPVEQSVKVNPGESVSLGAIPLTKKPTPTPKPTTSKPTPTPTTTPTTTPTPATTSMLMPTTTTPKPSYRWEPVVVKQGEVGLTDPKQQGTNAKPPSTGFKTVGVTQVSKGGGKQESIPVEDWIQVEDDGTIVATPPAGATPGEYEVEIETPSGTREKVTVQVTPQPPMAQRYDVTGPTVAAPAGTVRTAPSLRAQVTEAGFVYDDRVLPPGTTFDVQHEWASVDANGRVTFSPPKNAKRGNYDVSLVINYPDGSTDTVTVTFVVGDPLYADLLDYGYEEGLQVLPGRTVTLLRTSEAALPEGTTFKIKGGADLSGWSANVDEVTGHVRVTAPESGGSEVTVPVVAYFPDGSSLERNAGARLATTTAHAATAAPEYTATVARPGETVLAEIKRDQPAGASFTVVDDGGLDVGVDKNSGALKITVPKDAQLDETYKVTVRAVYPDGSAGEVVAEVLTQSDAQRYELDFTGANVPVGGVATQQPSAKVPDGTRFSTDGFDEAGWKVTIDEVTGRLSVSSTSDVPVGAKANVPVKVTYPDGSTETVNVPVVAQAEAGGGSSIGGSSVSSSWIAVLLGVLALLAGAGYGAWLNQDKIMEALRG, from the coding sequence ATGCCGCGTCGAGGAAACTCTGTGCGACCGCGCCATACGCGCATTACCGCGACTGCGCTCGCGCTCGCCCTTGCTGGACCCGCTGTACAGGTGCCGCTGGGTACGGGCGTGCCGGTCGCGCACGCGCAGGTCGCCCCGATTCCGCAGGTCGGTCTGAGCCACGGAGCGGTGCGCCAGACGTTCGGGGTGAACCCGGACTGGGAGGCGTCGGTATTCTTTAACGGAGCGATGCAGGTGAACACCGTCGCGATCGACTTCGTGCCGCAGAAAACGGGTCAAAGCTCCTTGGAGCGCCCCAAGGAAGCGCCGAAGGACGACCCGGTGTTCAATGTCATTCCAGAAACCGCGACCTACACGGTGAAGCACTACAAGTTGGTCAACCGCCGAGCGGTCGAGGCGGGATCGTACGAAGTGACTGGCCGCAGGAGCCAGGTTCCGACGCCGAGCGGCCACTGGGCCATCCGCATCGCGTACGAACTGCCGAATGTTGCCGTCGAACCAGGCGACCGGCTCGCCCTGTACGCCCCGGGTATGGGGACGAAGTACCCGAAGCCGCTCGCCGGCGGCGACATCCGTTTCACCATGCCGCGTGTCAACTCCGGGTTCGGCGGAACGATCCGGGTGCACAACCCCGATTCTGAGCCGGTCGGGCAGCCGAAGCTGCTGGTCCAGCAGGGCGGCACGTCAACCGAAACGCCAGTGAACGAAGACGGCACCTACGACCTGACCATCAACGGCGCGTCGGGCACCTACGCCCTCAAAGTGGTTCCGCCGGCAGGGTTCGCCACACCTGAAACGAGGATGTGGGACGTGTCCCAGGACGCGCCGGAGCCGGACTTCGATGTCTACCCGATCACGGTCACCGGCCGGGTCCTCGACGCCTCCGGTCAGCCGGTCGCCGGTGCGCGCGTGAGCGTCGGCGGCCGTAGCGCGCTGACCGACGCCAACGGCAACTTCACCGTGACCAAGGTGCCCACCGGCACGCACAACCTGGTCGTTGGCGCGACCGACCGGACGCAGGAGACCACGCGTTCGAACTTCACCGTCCGCGACCAGCGCGACAACCCCATCGGATCCCCGATCAGGGTGCAAGACAAGCAGCAGTACGGCTCGATTACCGGAACGGTTGCCGGCGTGCCCAATGGAGCGACGGTGCGCGTTCGCGCCGCAGGAACGGGTGTCAGCTTCACGATCAGCGTGCAAAACGGCACGTACGCTCTCGACAATATTGAAACCGGCAACTACACCGTCGAGGTGGTCGGCGACACGCTGCCCGCCGGTTACTCAGTGACCGGCCCGCGGCGGGTGAGCGTCGCTCCGAACGCGACCTCGCACGCGAACTTCACCATCACCGCCGACAAGGTTGACGCGAGCGTCAAGGTCATCGACGAAAATAACGCCCCGGTCAGCGGCGCGTGGGTCACCGTCGCCGGCAGCAGGCGGGAAACGGACACGAACGGCGAAGTGACGTTTACCGGTGTCACACCGGGTAAGCACACCGCAAAGGTTGTCGAGTCCGATACCTACAGCGGCAACTCACAGGCCTTCGAGGTCAAACCCGCAACCGGCGGCGCCACCACGGTGAAGGTCGGCTCACACAACCAAGTCAGTGGCACGGTCGTCGACTCGCTCGGTGACGCCGTGGCGGAGGCAAATGTTGTCGTCAAGCAAAATGGCATTGAGGTGAAAACTTTCCGCACGGACGCGGACGGAAAGTTCGACGCCGGCAGGTTGCCCGGCGGCACGTACACCGCGCAGGTGCAAAAGACCGACCGTTACGGCGCGAACTCGAAGTCGTTCACCGTCACCGGCACGTCCGGCACCCCGTCGGTGGATCTCACCGTGCCGCTGCACCGCGGCGCAGTTGAGATCACGACCTCGGGCGATGCGGACCCGGAGTCCGTCGTCGTTGTGGGTGGCCCCAACGAAGTGACCGAGATGCTGACGAAGACGAACGGCAAGTACATCCTCACCGGCCTGTACCCGGGCAACTACAACGTGACTGCCAAGGCTCCGAGGAACCACACCGTCTCCAGCGACAGGCCCGTGCCACTGACCGTCGAGCCCAACCAGACTGCCACGGTAGCATTCACTGTCACCGCCGACGACGGCTCGCTTACGGGCGTGCTTGTCGACGAGTTCAACACCCGTCTCCCCGGCGCCTCCGTGACGCTGACTGGTCCGGACGGAACCTCGCGCACGGTTCAGGCTGGTTCAGACGGTTCTATCGAAGTCGATGGTCTGCGCCCGGGCAAGTACACGGTGCTCATCGAGGCTGACGGCTACGAGCCGGTCGAGCAGAGCGTGAAGATCGGCCCCGGTGAGAGCAAGCACCTAAATGTGCCGGGGTTGGTGGCGATGCCGGGAAGTATTTCGGGCAAGGTTGTCGACGAGTCCGGCCACGCGGTTTCCGGCGCCACCGTGACGTTGACTGGCCCGGATGGGACGCCGCGCACGGTTCAGGCTGGTTCAGACGGTTCGCTCAACGTCGATGGCTTGCGTCCCGGCGAATACACGGTGCGTATCGAGGCGCCTGGGTACGAGCCGGTCGAGCAGACCATCAACATCGGTCCTGGTGAGAGCAAGCACCTAAATGTGCCGGGGCTGGTGGCGAAGCCGGGAAGTATTTCGGGCAAGGTTGTCGACGAGTCCGGCCACGCGGTTTCCGGCGCCACCGTGACGCTGACTGGCCCGGATGGGACGCCGCGCACTGTTCAGGTGGGTGCGGACGGTTCGCTCAACGTCGATGGCCTGCGTCCGGGCGAGTACACGGTGCGTATCGAGGCGCCTGGGTACGAGCCGGTCGAGCAGACCATCAACATCGGTCCTGGTGAGAACAAGCAGCTCAATGTGCCGGGGCTGGTGGCGAAGCCGGGAAGTATTTCCGGCGACGTTATCGACGATGACGGCAACCCTGTTGCAGGCGCCACCGTGACGCTGACTGGCCCGGATGGGACGCCGCGCACTGTTCAGGTCGGTGCGGACGGTTCGCTCAACGTCGATGGCCTGCGTCCCGGCGAATACACGGTGCGTATCGAGGCGCCTGGGTACGAGCCGGTCGAGCAGAGCGTGAAGGTCAACCCTGGTGAATCGGTTTCTTTGGGCGCAATCCCCCTTACCAAGAAGCCAACCCCGACCCCGAAGCCGACTACGTCGAAGCCGACTCCGACGCCGACCACGACGCCGACCACGACGCCGACGCCGGCGACGACTTCGATGCTGATGCCCACTACGACCACACCGAAGCCGAGCTACCGGTGGGAGCCGGTCGTGGTCAAGCAAGGCGAAGTCGGGTTGACCGATCCGAAACAGCAGGGCACCAACGCGAAGCCCCCGTCGACGGGATTCAAGACCGTCGGCGTCACGCAGGTGAGCAAGGGCGGCGGCAAACAAGAGTCCATCCCGGTCGAGGATTGGATTCAGGTCGAGGACGACGGCACGATCGTGGCCACGCCGCCCGCCGGGGCCACACCGGGCGAGTACGAGGTGGAGATCGAAACGCCGTCGGGCACCCGCGAGAAGGTCACCGTCCAGGTGACACCGCAGCCGCCGATGGCGCAGCGTTACGACGTAACCGGCCCGACCGTCGCCGCACCGGCTGGTACCGTGCGCACCGCGCCGTCGCTGCGAGCACAGGTCACCGAAGCAGGATTCGTCTACGACGATCGCGTCCTGCCGCCCGGCACGACATTTGACGTGCAGCACGAGTGGGCGAGCGTCGACGCCAACGGCCGTGTGACGTTCAGCCCGCCGAAGAACGCCAAGCGTGGCAATTACGACGTTTCGCTGGTGATCAATTACCCGGACGGGTCGACGGACACGGTGACGGTGACGTTCGTTGTCGGCGACCCGCTCTACGCGGACCTGCTCGATTACGGCTACGAAGAGGGCCTGCAGGTGCTGCCGGGCCGCACCGTGACACTGCTTCGCACGAGCGAAGCCGCGCTGCCGGAGGGCACCACCTTCAAGATCAAGGGCGGTGCGGATCTTTCCGGCTGGTCGGCAAACGTCGACGAGGTCACTGGCCACGTCCGTGTTACCGCACCTGAGTCCGGCGGATCCGAGGTGACGGTGCCGGTCGTCGCGTACTTCCCGGACGGCTCCTCGCTGGAGCGCAACGCGGGCGCTCGCTTAGCGACGACCACCGCACACGCCGCCACAGCCGCCCCCGAATACACCGCAACGGTGGCGCGCCCGGGCGAGACTGTGCTCGCAGAGATCAAGCGCGACCAGCCTGCCGGCGCGTCGTTCACGGTGGTCGACGACGGCGGGCTCGATGTCGGTGTGGACAAGAACTCCGGCGCGCTGAAAATCACCGTTCCGAAGGACGCGCAGCTCGACGAGACGTACAAGGTCACCGTGCGCGCGGTGTACCCGGACGGCAGCGCCGGCGAGGTCGTCGCCGAGGTGCTGACCCAGTCGGACGCGCAGCGCTACGAGTTGGACTTCACGGGTGCGAACGTGCCCGTCGGTGGTGTGGCCACGCAGCAGCCGTCGGCGAAGGTGCCGGACGGCACCAGGTTCAGCACCGACGGGTTCGACGAAGCCG